From a region of the Sander lucioperca isolate FBNREF2018 chromosome 8, SLUC_FBN_1.2, whole genome shotgun sequence genome:
- the ankrd10b gene encoding ankyrin repeat domain-containing protein 10b isoform X1 yields the protein MSVGVESGFSSEEVLNSRFPLHRACRDGDVGALCSLLQSTSNPADLTVEDTFYGWTPIHWAAHFGKLECVMRLVQVGCGVNAVTSRFAQTPTHIAAFGGHPECLLWLLQAGADINRQDYVGESPIHKAARAGSLECINALLIQGAKADMRNASGLTAADLAHAQGFQECAEILSNAQNFQQNMAQSHNGAFLNGMTQNGGQARPTIQGRSFLNGVPNRKRSFDGMEANPMKKARPNGLGMPLELLNGNGPLGGAGEAQMESMSMELAATVTSVAGEDFSSNGHSQPQLPFGCDPAAEILHGQLVYNDSSENNGTEGSQVEHQKSVKAEQLYDHAFFTTMLLYHGS from the exons ATGTCGGTGGGTGTGGAGTCTGGGTTCTCGAGCGAGGAGGTCTTAAACAGCCGCTTCCCTCTCCATCGGGCATGCAGAGATGGGGATGTCGGTGCCTTGTGCTCCCTTCTTCAGAGCACCTCAAACCCGGCTGACCTCACGGTGGAGGACACCTTCTACGGCTGGACGCCCATACACTGGGCCGCTCATTTCGGAAag CTGGAGTGTGTGATGCGTCTGGTTCAGGTGGGCTGTGGTGTGAATGCGGTGACCTCCAGGTTTGCACAGACGCCCACTCACATTGCTGCATTTGGGGGCCACCCTGAGTGCTTGTTATGGCTACTCCAAGCTGGTGCAGATATTAACAGACAG GACTATGTGGGTGAGTCGCCCATCCACAAGGCTGCTCGTGCGGGCAGTCTGGAGTGTATCAACGCTCTCTTGATTCAGGGAGCGAAAGCTGA TATGAGGAATGCCAGTGGGCTGACTGCTGCTGACCTGGCCCACGCCCAGGGATTCCAGGAGTGCGCTGAGATTCTCTCCAATGCCCAGAACTTCCAACAAAACATGGCTCAGTCCCATAACGGGGCCTTTCTGAATGGCATGACCCAGAATGGGGGCCAAGCTCGCCCCACTATCCAGGGACGCAGCTTCTTGAATGGCGTTCCCAACAGAAAGAGGTCGTTTGATGGCATGGAAGCAAACCCAATGAAGAAGGCTAGACCAAACG GTCTGGGCATGCCACTAGAATTGCTGAATGGGAATGGGCCACTGGGAGGCGCTGGAGAGGCCCAGATGGAAAGCATGAGCATGGAGTTGGCAGCAACTGTAACCTCAG TGGCAGGTGAGGATTTTTCCTCAAATGGTCACAGTCAGCCACAGCTTCCATTTGGGTGTGACCCAGCAGCAGAAATCCTCCATGGCCAACTTGTCTACAATGATTCCTCTGAGAACAACGGCACTGAAGGCAGCCAGGTGGAGCACCAGAAGTCTGTGAAAGCAGAGCAGTTGTATGACCATGCCTTCTTCACCACCATGCTTCTTTACCATGGATCCTAA
- the ankrd10b gene encoding ankyrin repeat domain-containing protein 10b isoform X2 → MSVGVESGFSSEEVLNSRFPLHRACRDGDVGALCSLLQSTSNPADLTVEDTFYGWTPIHWAAHFGKLECVMRLVQVGCGVNAVTSRFAQTPTHIAAFGGHPECLLWLLQAGADINRQDYVGESPIHKAARAGSLECINALLIQGAKADMRNASGLTAADLAHAQGFQECAEILSNAQNFQQNMAQSHNGAFLNGMTQNGGQARPTIQGRSFLNGVPNRKRSFDGMEANPMKKARPNGLGMPLELLNGNGPLGGAGEAQMESMSMELAATVTSGEDFSSNGHSQPQLPFGCDPAAEILHGQLVYNDSSENNGTEGSQVEHQKSVKAEQLYDHAFFTTMLLYHGS, encoded by the exons ATGTCGGTGGGTGTGGAGTCTGGGTTCTCGAGCGAGGAGGTCTTAAACAGCCGCTTCCCTCTCCATCGGGCATGCAGAGATGGGGATGTCGGTGCCTTGTGCTCCCTTCTTCAGAGCACCTCAAACCCGGCTGACCTCACGGTGGAGGACACCTTCTACGGCTGGACGCCCATACACTGGGCCGCTCATTTCGGAAag CTGGAGTGTGTGATGCGTCTGGTTCAGGTGGGCTGTGGTGTGAATGCGGTGACCTCCAGGTTTGCACAGACGCCCACTCACATTGCTGCATTTGGGGGCCACCCTGAGTGCTTGTTATGGCTACTCCAAGCTGGTGCAGATATTAACAGACAG GACTATGTGGGTGAGTCGCCCATCCACAAGGCTGCTCGTGCGGGCAGTCTGGAGTGTATCAACGCTCTCTTGATTCAGGGAGCGAAAGCTGA TATGAGGAATGCCAGTGGGCTGACTGCTGCTGACCTGGCCCACGCCCAGGGATTCCAGGAGTGCGCTGAGATTCTCTCCAATGCCCAGAACTTCCAACAAAACATGGCTCAGTCCCATAACGGGGCCTTTCTGAATGGCATGACCCAGAATGGGGGCCAAGCTCGCCCCACTATCCAGGGACGCAGCTTCTTGAATGGCGTTCCCAACAGAAAGAGGTCGTTTGATGGCATGGAAGCAAACCCAATGAAGAAGGCTAGACCAAACG GTCTGGGCATGCCACTAGAATTGCTGAATGGGAATGGGCCACTGGGAGGCGCTGGAGAGGCCCAGATGGAAAGCATGAGCATGGAGTTGGCAGCAACTGTAACCTCAG GTGAGGATTTTTCCTCAAATGGTCACAGTCAGCCACAGCTTCCATTTGGGTGTGACCCAGCAGCAGAAATCCTCCATGGCCAACTTGTCTACAATGATTCCTCTGAGAACAACGGCACTGAAGGCAGCCAGGTGGAGCACCAGAAGTCTGTGAAAGCAGAGCAGTTGTATGACCATGCCTTCTTCACCACCATGCTTCTTTACCATGGATCCTAA
- the ankrd10b gene encoding ankyrin repeat domain-containing protein 10b isoform X3 encodes MSVGVESGFSSEEVLNSRFPLHRACRDGDVGALCSLLQSTSNPADLTVEDTFYGWTPIHWAAHFGKLECVMRLVQVGCGVNAVTSRFAQTPTHIAAFGGHPECLLWLLQAGADINRQDYVGESPIHKAARAGSLECINALLIQGAKADMRNASGLTAADLAHAQGFQECAEILSNAQNFQQNMAQSHNGAFLNGMTQNGGQARPTIQGRSFLNGVPNRKRSFDGMEANPMKKARPNVAGEDFSSNGHSQPQLPFGCDPAAEILHGQLVYNDSSENNGTEGSQVEHQKSVKAEQLYDHAFFTTMLLYHGS; translated from the exons ATGTCGGTGGGTGTGGAGTCTGGGTTCTCGAGCGAGGAGGTCTTAAACAGCCGCTTCCCTCTCCATCGGGCATGCAGAGATGGGGATGTCGGTGCCTTGTGCTCCCTTCTTCAGAGCACCTCAAACCCGGCTGACCTCACGGTGGAGGACACCTTCTACGGCTGGACGCCCATACACTGGGCCGCTCATTTCGGAAag CTGGAGTGTGTGATGCGTCTGGTTCAGGTGGGCTGTGGTGTGAATGCGGTGACCTCCAGGTTTGCACAGACGCCCACTCACATTGCTGCATTTGGGGGCCACCCTGAGTGCTTGTTATGGCTACTCCAAGCTGGTGCAGATATTAACAGACAG GACTATGTGGGTGAGTCGCCCATCCACAAGGCTGCTCGTGCGGGCAGTCTGGAGTGTATCAACGCTCTCTTGATTCAGGGAGCGAAAGCTGA TATGAGGAATGCCAGTGGGCTGACTGCTGCTGACCTGGCCCACGCCCAGGGATTCCAGGAGTGCGCTGAGATTCTCTCCAATGCCCAGAACTTCCAACAAAACATGGCTCAGTCCCATAACGGGGCCTTTCTGAATGGCATGACCCAGAATGGGGGCCAAGCTCGCCCCACTATCCAGGGACGCAGCTTCTTGAATGGCGTTCCCAACAGAAAGAGGTCGTTTGATGGCATGGAAGCAAACCCAATGAAGAAGGCTAGACCAAACG TGGCAGGTGAGGATTTTTCCTCAAATGGTCACAGTCAGCCACAGCTTCCATTTGGGTGTGACCCAGCAGCAGAAATCCTCCATGGCCAACTTGTCTACAATGATTCCTCTGAGAACAACGGCACTGAAGGCAGCCAGGTGGAGCACCAGAAGTCTGTGAAAGCAGAGCAGTTGTATGACCATGCCTTCTTCACCACCATGCTTCTTTACCATGGATCCTAA